A window from Culex pipiens pallens isolate TS chromosome 3, TS_CPP_V2, whole genome shotgun sequence encodes these proteins:
- the LOC120418686 gene encoding solute carrier family 66 member 3, giving the protein MTDLLDDRGILYIIADLLSIVTIASCLISKVPQIRTVQTLKSATGLSINGLLMELCSYTVTMLYNFTNGYAFLSYMEYPILLIQEYVLVYVVLKYENLLGKRAFIWAGVYAGVFFGFASGIIPSSLLMMLVPLTTPVGATSKVMQLVAILKSKNSQSVSLITWGISAFTNSTRIYTILLDSADRMLLANFGISTVLSTSVFLAAWYYKKPKQE; this is encoded by the exons ATGACGGACCTCCTGGACGACCGGGGCATCCTGTACATCATAGCGGATCTGCTCTCCATCGTAACGATCGCTTCCTGCCTCATCTCGAAGGTTCCCCAGATCCGGACGGTGCAGACACTCAAGTCCGCGACCGGCCTCTCCATCAATGGACTGCTCATGGAGCTCTGCAGCTACACGGTGACCATGCTGTACAACTTCACCAACGGGTACGCGTTCCTTTCCTACATGGAGTACCCGATCCTACTCATTCAGGAGTACGTACTGGTGTACGTCGTACTAAAGTACGAGAATCTTCTCGGCAAGCGGGCCTTCATCTGGGCTGGCGTCTACGCCGGGGTGTTTTTCGGCTTCGCCAGCGGTATCATCCCCAGCAGCTTACTGATGATGCTTGTG CCTCTCACCACTCCGGTCGGAGCCACCAGCAAGGTCATGCAGCTCGTGGCCATCCTCAAGTCCAAGAACTCCCAATCGGTTAGCCTCATCACGTGGGGCATATCGGCGTTCACCAACTCCA CCCGCATCTACACGATCCTGCTGGATTCGGCCGACCGCATGCTGCTGGCCAACTTTGGCATCTCGACCGTACTCAGCACGTCCGTCTTCCTGGCCGCCTGGTACTACAAGAAACCAAAGCAGGAATAA
- the LOC120418665 gene encoding NF-X1-type zinc finger protein NFXL1 produces the protein MSTRNRHHHKGNAQPANPWGNNAGSSDGQQQQQPKVKNVKTPANSGGPSSSLKKSEEKFAQAHQKNLEAAKKYASQQSYESSEDEDERGGSDGAAQDILGSVLKNYGGGGGDIGKTQEYLQNLLESRSAVCLICIGTVKRADSIWSCKSCYTFFHLLCIQRWANDSISQKRISHEQQEGYYNSRGEYIPKPALSVHWDCPKCRKEYEPVDIPRHYECFCAKELNPANHLWLIPHSCGETCRKRLVPDCGHNCVLLCHPGPCPPCPQTVVVSCKCGQSNAKTIRCSQRSWTCLKTCKLKRNCGIHECGGVCHAASECPPCTSRSKQKCACGSRTKEVNCSESRWSCGKVCGKKYACGLHSCEKVCHEGECGECPLGLPRTCPCGKTSSVASCSEDIGTCGDTCQKYLECEQHRCSERCHVGKCGQCLELVRKACRCGSLSKEVACHKVLNCDLKCKNVRSCGKHPCNRKCCDGQCPPCDKVCGKTLPCGKHKCNSLCHHGPCYPCNQKATVKCRCTGTTQEVPCGREKKIGAPKCRLPCRIHSKCHHTNPHHCHQGDCPPCQKICDLPNDTTNCSHPCAAKCHDAVRVVTKDKNFKPVGPWDVPMEIVEIKQLPHPQCQVPVPVTCIGGHETVQWPCYNSKPASCGRECGRALKCGVHTCPLQCHAFKKRDTTEEDPRCQSCTAGCLIPRPAGCSHPCKRPCHPPPCNPCQAPTKVACHCGLTQIFYKCHEFYSSDKTEQELVAFREGILSCGQKCIKNFSCGHRCNSTCHSGDCPNPEACTKKVKITCECRHRRLEVACSAARTNPRSLECDESCKTVKAAKEQVLTERERAQKEQEEAENQRELEEYERKVGGRKKHRERKRVQVEETKESNWMVMVAVPVGVLVLAVIVYFILLR, from the exons ATGTCCACCCGAAACCGACATCACCACAAAGGCAACGCGCAACCGGCCAACCCGTGGGGAAACAACGCGGGGTCGTCGGAtggccaacagcagcagcagccgaagGTGAAGAACGTCAAAACACCGGCAAACAGCGGTGGGCCGTCGAGTTCGCTGAAAAAGTCCGAGGAGAAGTTCGCTCAGGCCCACCAGAAGAACCTGGAAGCGGCCAAAAAGTACGCCTCCCAGCAGTCGTACGAATCCAGCGAGGATGAGGATGAGCGGGGTGGAAGTGATGGCGCGGCGCAGGACATTTTGGGATCGGTGCTGAAGAACTACGGAGGCGGTGGTGGGGATATTGGCAAGACCCAGGAGTACCTGCAGAACCTGCTGGAGTCCCGTTCGGCGGTGTGTTTGATCTGCATCGGCACGGTGAAGCGGGCGGACTCGATCTGGTCCTGCAAGAGTTGCTACACGTTCTTCCATCTGCTGTGCATTCAACGGTGGGCGAACGATAGCATTTCGCAGAAGCGAATCTCCCACGAACAGCAGGAAGGTTACTACAACAGTCGGGGCGAGTACATCCCGAAGCCGGCTTTGTCGGTGCATTGGGACTGTCCCAAGTGCCGCAAGGAGTACGAACCGGTGGACATTCCGCGCCACTACGAGTGCTTTTGCGCTAAGGAGTTGAACCCGGCGAATCACCTCTGGTTGATACCGCACTCGTGCGGCGAGACCTGTCGGAAGCGGCTAGTGCCGGACTGCGGCCACAACTGTGTTCTGCTGTGCCATCCGGGACCGTGTCCGCCGTGTCCGCAGACGGTCGTCGTGTCGTGCAAGTGTGGCCAGTCGAACGCGAAAACGATTCGTTGCTCGCAGCGATCCTGGACTTGTTTGAAGACGTGCAAGCTTAAACGGAACTGCGGAATTCACGAGTGTGGCGGTGTGTGCCACGCGGCGTCGGAGTGTCCTCCGTGTACGAGCCGGAGCAAGCAGAAGTGTGCGTGCGGATCGCGGACCAAAGAGGTGAATTGTTCCGAGTCGCGGTGGTCCTGTGGGAAGGTTTGCGGCAAGAAATATGCTTGTGGATTGCACAGCTGTGAGAAGGTTTGCCACGAAGGTGAGTGCGGCGAGTGTCCGCTGGGATTGCCTAGGACTTGTCCTTGTGGCAAAACTAGCTCCGTCGCGTCTTGCTCCGAGGACATTGGAACGTGCGGAGATACTTGCCAAAAGTACCTGGAATGTGAACAGCATCGCTGCAGCGAACGGTGTCACGTGGGAAAATGTGGGCAATGTTTGGAACTGGTTCGCAAGGCCTGCCGCTGTGGTTCCTTGAGCAAGGAAGTTGCCTGCCACAAAGTCCTGAACTGTGACCTAAAGTGCAAGAATGTACGAAGCTGCGGAAAACACCCCTGCAACCGGAAGTGCTGCGACGGCCAATGTCCACCGTGTGACAAAGTGTGCGGAAAAACGCTGCCCTGCGGCAAGCACAAGTGCAACTCACTCTGCCACCACGGACCGTGTTATCCCTGCAACCAGAAAGCAACCGTCAAGTGCAGATGTACGGGTACGACCCAGGAGGTTCCGTGCGGTCGCGAGAAGAAAATCGGCGCTCCAAAATGCCGACTTCCCTGTCGAATCCACTCCAAGTGTCACCACACGAACCCGCACCACTGCCACCAGGGCGATTGTCCGCCGTGCCAGAAGATATGTGACCTCCCCAATGATACCACCAACTGCTCGCATCCGTGCGCGGCCAAGTGTCACGACGCGGTCCGCGTAGTCACCaaagacaaaaacttcaaacccGTCGGTCCGTGGGACGTTCCGATGGAAATCGTCGAGATCAAGCAACTGCCGCATCCGCAGTGTCAAGTCCCAGTCCCAGTGACCTGCATCGGAGGTCACGAAACGGTGCAGTGGCCTTGTTACAACTCTAAACCGGCGTCCTGTGGGCGCGAGTGTGGCCGTGCCCTAAAGTGTGGCGTCCACACCTGTCCCCTCCAGTGTCACGCGTTCAAGAAACGCGATACAACCGAAGAAGACCCGAGGTGCCAGTCTTGCACGGCGGGTTGTCTGATCCCGCGTCCCGCGGGGTGTTCCCATCCGTGCAAGCGACCGTGTCATCCGCCGCCGTGCAATCCCTGCCAGGCGCCGACGAAGGTGGCCTGCCACTGCGGACTGACGCAGATCTTCTACAAGTGTCACGAGTTTTACAGCAGCGACAAGACGGAGCAGGAGTTGGTGGCGTTCCGCGAGGGAATTCTAAGCTGCGGGCAGAAGTGCATCAAAAAT TTCTCCTGTGGCCATCGCTGCAACTCGACGTGCCACTCTGGCGACTGTCCGAACCCGgaagcgtgcaccaaaaaggtGAAAATCACCTGCGAATGCCGCCACCGGAGGCTGGAGGTGGCCTGCAGTGCGGCCCGTACCAACCCCCGGTCACTGGAGTGCGATGAAAGTTGCAAAACCGTAAAGGCAGCCAAGGAGCAGGTGCTGACCGAGCGCGAGCGCGCCCAAAAAGAGCAGGAGGAGGCGGAAAATCAACGCGAGTTGGAGGAGTATGAGAGGAAAGTTGGCGGCCGCAAGAAGCACCGCGAGCGCAAACGAGTTCAGGTGGAGGAGACCAAAGAAAGTAACTGGATGGTGATGGTGGCCGTTCCGGTTGGAGTGCTAGTGCTGGCCGTGattgtttatttcattttgttgcGTTAA
- the LOC120418666 gene encoding uncharacterized protein LOC120418666 encodes MKMNHHNLSTFGIEKTLTEVEQTFPPWLVNFQDPVELYRAQPSYIWCQAAFLLGALLCLIHAFKRGGRWPYLFLGALCHGLVVELISYFVPSIDNFWHSKTPIDFIGHRLPLYIIFLYPVFYYQAHWAVSKLHLKCRWSEHMAAGLLVVLIDLPYDIVSVKFVHWTWHDTDPNIADRHYWVPWNSYYFHATFAFAFSFWFHNVRKWIDRRKLDRWQAGSVKAEMAAVMVAALFSFPGGALLFIPLYHPFHDFFGVPGEVTAVTLLFVFLTTLWKFDRKSNRRLPEKLDIMGRALMAHLVLHYATFFAMVIFLNPEDVVAAGLHEPIGDCTARTPVHTVLKTLEKRTYLCATDYDEKYFDFHCLDRVPRDGSYWYTICGTPFENRAEYVLVMMLISFVALMVFRSIHFDYDVRFEIYDLVRKDKSGKQQSSVGSKQSKKNK; translated from the exons ATGAAAATGAATCACCACAATTTGAGCACGTTCGGCATCGAGAAAACCCTCACCGAAGTCGAGCAG ACCTTCCCGCCATGGCTCGTCAACTTCCAGGACCCGGTCGAGCTGTACCGGGCCCAGCCAAGCTACATCTGGTGCCAGGCGGCCTTTCTGCTGGGAGCGCTGCTCTGCCTGATTCACGCCTTCAAGCGGGGCGGTCGCTGGCCGTACCTGTTTCTGGGTGCACTGTGCCACGGGCTGGTCGTCGAACTTATCTCCTACTTTGTGCCGAGCATCGATAACTTTTGGCACTCTAAAACACCCATCGATTTCATCGGCCACCGGCTGCCACTGTACATTATCTTTCTCT ACCCGGTGTTCTACTACCAGGCGCACTGGGCCGTATCGAAGCTGCACCTGAAATGCCGCTGGTCGGAACACATGGCCGCCGGTCTGCTGGTGGTCCTGATTGACCTGCCGTACGACATCGTCAGCGTCAAGTTTGTCCACTGGACGTGGCACGACACCGATCCGAATATCGCGGATCGCCACTACTGGGTTCCGTGGAATTCGTACTATTTCCACGCGACCTTTGCCTTTGCGTTCTCGTTTTGGTTCCACAACGTGCGCAAATGGATCGATCGGCGCAAATTGGACCGCTGGCAGGCTGGATCGGTGAAGGCGGAGATGGCTGCGGTGATGGTGGCCGCGCTTTTCTCCTTCCCGGGAGGGGCGCTGTTGTTTATTCCGTTGTACCATCCGTTTCATGACTTCTTCGGCGTGCCCGGCGAGGTGACGGCCGTGACGTTGCTGTTTGTATTTTTGACTACACTGTGGAAGTTTGACCGGAAGAGTAATAGGCGGTTGCCGGAAAA GCTCGACATCATGGGCCGCGCCCTGATGGCCCACCTGGTCCTGCACTACGCGACCTTTTTCGCGATGGTCATCTTTCTCAACCCGGAGGACGTGGTGGCGGCCGGTTTGCACGAACCCATCGGCGACTGTACGGCCCGGACGCCCGTTCACACGGTGCTCAAAACGCTGGAGAAACGAACTTACCTGTGCGCCACGGACTACGACGAAAAGTACTTTGACTTCCACTGTTTGGACCGGGTTCCTCGCGACGGTTCCTACTGGTACACCATCTGCGGGACACCGTTCGA GAATCGCGCCGAGTACGTGCTGGTAATGATGCTGATTAGCTTCGTCGCGTTGATGGTCTTCCGGTCGATCCACTTCGATTATGACGTTCGGTTCGAAATTTACGACCTCGTCCGGAAGGACAAATCCGGCAAGCAGCAATCGTCGGTGGGCAGCAAGCAGAGCAAAAAGAACAAGTGA